From Blattabacterium cuenoti, a single genomic window includes:
- the alaS gene encoding alanine--tRNA ligase, translated as MKYKLIKDTFLSFFQKKKHKIIPSFSIFSKNDPSIFFINAGMNPFKDYFLGHIKPEYPRVANIQRCLRITGKHNDLEHVGYDNYHHTMFEMLGNWSFGDYSRKETIEWAWELLIKIYKIPHQNIYVSIFVGDKKDGLSMDKETFQCWKTLIDENNILFFGKKDNFWEMGLTGPCGPCSEIHVDLRNDQEKKILPGKFLINKKHPEVIEIWNLVFMEFLRKSDGKLYNLSTKHIDTGMGLERLCMVLQGKISSYETDIFYPIIQDIKNDLGGFYNPNDFHQKVSIQIIADHLRAIVFSISDGQLPSNNGAGYVIRKVLRRSVIFSTRFLYKKEPFIYKFVNSLVREMKTSFPELENKKEYIQDIIKEEESSFFNVIEKGNKKMKHIIHEYKEKNKKIIDGKKIFQLYDTYGFPIKLSKILVEKNNLFIDEESFQKKLLEQKKRSQLKNDLIIKKDWIKVHNDFHKNQNFVGYDFTECNIFILKYREVENKLKKIHYYELIFSKTPFYPEGGGQLGDTGFIINQFEKIDIFNTKKENSIIIHYVKKLPDNIFSSFKAIVNQNRRSKIEKNHTSTHLLYFALKKILGHHIQQKGSYVGDDYLRFDFSHYKKISTKELNQIENLVQELIFYDLILKTKIFNSLQEAKKNALCSEIFEDKYNKEVRVVSFGESSELCIGTHVRHTGLIQVFEILSESSISYGIRRIKAITSEQAIQHLKSIRDQYQSLKKMMKFPDSPIKSFSILQDDNEKLKQEISKINLEKIKILKKEYSLKAIELPFIKYIYEIDPNQEREINMMRKIVLDLRHEIHNLFMIIGFIKNEKAIILISISDSIIKKNNISAHQIISKMADHIHGKYWGNSYFATAMGTKKNGLNFVLKDAIEFQSWLQTK; from the coding sequence GCGGGAATGAATCCTTTTAAGGATTATTTTTTAGGACATATAAAACCTGAATATCCTAGAGTGGCAAATATTCAAAGATGTCTTAGAATAACGGGAAAACACAATGATTTAGAACATGTTGGATATGACAATTATCATCACACGATGTTCGAAATGTTAGGTAATTGGTCTTTTGGGGATTATTCCAGAAAAGAAACGATAGAATGGGCTTGGGAATTATTGATTAAAATATATAAAATTCCTCATCAAAATATTTATGTATCTATTTTTGTTGGAGATAAAAAAGATGGATTATCCATGGATAAAGAAACTTTTCAATGTTGGAAAACTTTAATTGACGAAAATAATATTCTTTTTTTTGGAAAAAAAGATAATTTTTGGGAAATGGGATTAACAGGACCTTGTGGTCCTTGTTCAGAAATTCATGTAGATCTACGAAATGATCAAGAAAAAAAAATATTACCTGGAAAATTTCTTATTAATAAAAAACATCCTGAAGTAATAGAAATTTGGAATCTTGTTTTTATGGAATTTTTACGTAAATCAGATGGAAAATTATATAATCTTTCGACGAAACATATAGATACAGGAATGGGATTGGAGAGATTATGTATGGTTTTACAAGGAAAAATTTCTAGTTATGAAACTGATATTTTTTATCCTATAATTCAAGATATCAAGAATGATTTAGGAGGTTTTTATAATCCAAATGATTTTCATCAAAAAGTTTCTATACAAATTATAGCAGATCATTTAAGAGCTATTGTTTTTTCTATTTCAGATGGACAATTACCATCCAATAATGGAGCGGGTTACGTGATAAGAAAAGTACTTAGAAGATCCGTTATTTTTTCTACTCGTTTTTTATATAAAAAAGAACCTTTTATTTATAAATTTGTAAATTCTTTAGTCAGAGAAATGAAAACTTCTTTTCCAGAATTGGAAAATAAAAAAGAATACATACAAGATATCATTAAAGAAGAAGAATCATCATTTTTCAATGTTATTGAAAAGGGAAATAAAAAAATGAAACATATAATTCACGAATATAAAGAAAAAAATAAAAAAATTATTGATGGAAAAAAAATTTTTCAATTATATGATACTTACGGTTTTCCCATAAAATTATCTAAAATATTAGTGGAAAAAAACAACTTATTCATTGATGAAGAATCATTTCAAAAAAAATTGTTAGAACAAAAAAAAAGATCCCAACTAAAAAACGACTTAATCATAAAAAAAGATTGGATCAAAGTCCATAATGATTTTCATAAAAATCAAAATTTTGTAGGATATGATTTTACAGAGTGTAATATTTTTATATTAAAATACAGAGAAGTAGAAAATAAATTAAAAAAAATCCATTATTATGAATTAATTTTTTCTAAAACTCCTTTTTATCCTGAAGGTGGAGGTCAGTTGGGAGATACAGGATTTATAATAAATCAATTTGAAAAAATTGATATTTTTAATACTAAAAAAGAAAATTCTATTATTATACATTATGTTAAAAAATTACCTGACAATATTTTTTCTTCTTTTAAAGCCATAGTAAATCAAAACAGAAGATCAAAAATAGAGAAAAATCATACTTCCACTCATTTATTATATTTTGCTTTGAAAAAAATTTTAGGACATCATATTCAACAAAAAGGTTCTTATGTGGGGGACGATTATTTAAGATTCGATTTTTCTCATTATAAGAAAATAAGCACTAAAGAATTAAATCAGATAGAAAATTTAGTTCAAGAATTAATTTTTTATGATCTTATTTTAAAAACAAAAATATTTAATTCTTTACAAGAAGCTAAAAAAAATGCTTTATGTAGTGAAATATTTGAAGATAAATATAATAAAGAAGTTAGAGTGGTTTCTTTTGGTGAATCTTCAGAATTATGTATTGGAACACATGTTAGACATACTGGATTGATTCAAGTTTTTGAAATATTATCAGAATCTTCCATATCGTATGGAATACGTAGAATTAAAGCTATTACTTCCGAACAAGCAATTCAACATCTAAAATCTATTCGAGATCAGTATCAATCTTTAAAGAAGATGATGAAATTTCCAGATTCTCCTATAAAAAGTTTTTCCATATTACAGGATGATAATGAAAAATTAAAACAAGAAATATCCAAAATTAATTTGGAAAAAATAAAAATATTAAAAAAAGAATATTCGCTGAAAGCGATAGAACTACCTTTCATAAAATATATATATGAAATTGATCCTAATCAAGAAAGAGAAATAAACATGATGAGAAAAATAGTTTTAGACTTAAGACATGAAATTCATAATTTATTTATGATTATAGGATTTATAAAAAATGAAAAAGCAATTATATTGATATCTATTTCTGATTCTATTATTAAAAAAAATAATATTAGTGCCCATCAAATCATATCTAAAATGGCGGATCATATACACGGAAAATATTGGGGCAACTCTTATTTTGCTACAGCTATGGGAACTAAAAAAAATGGGCTTAATTTTGTTTTAAAAGATGCAATAGAGTTCCAAAGTTGGTTACAAACCAAGTAA
- a CDS encoding 2-oxoglutarate dehydrogenase E1 component, whose amino-acid sequence MNDRYSFLNTIHLNDIEFLYNKYQDNPNSIESSWRAFFHGFDFGNNKSKNILKSVNYDTIKKEFLVYNLIHDYRKRGHFFTNTNPIRKRRKHFPSLDLKNFGLSEKELDTHFEVGKLIGIGKTSLRNIIHHLKKIYCGSIGIEYMYISSPEKVQWIEKWFEKEKLKFYPEDKKFFLKKLNEAVTFENFIHTKFVGQKRFSIEGNESTLPALEEMIEYASDRYFTKDFMIGMSHRGRLNILSNFFKKNYSQIFSEFQGKEYKEKEFSGDVKYHLGFSNKRKTRKNRYIKMNLVPNPSHLESVDAIVEGITRAKIDMIYNQNSNSENIIPILIHGDAALSAQGIVYEVLQLSQLKGYRTGGTIHIVINNQIGFTTNYIEGRSSIYCTDIAKTLMCPVLHVNADDVEAVIRSMYFAVDFRMRYHEDIFIDLLGYRKYGHNEGDEPRFTQPSLYKAISKHPNSYELYKKKLEKEKIIDNNDVKDMEKEYENILNTKYNEASNIKWNVLNSFLEEEWKDFPIIYNNEEIFKQVDTQFPIEKILKISDQIFSLPKKKKFFKKTEFIFQQRLKMIKKELVDWSMAELLAYGTLLYEGFHIRLSGEDVARGTFSQRHAVVKTEEEEDIILLNHICERQGKIQIFNSPLSEYGVLGFDYGYAMYSPHVLTLWEAQFGDFVNGGQIIIDQYISSGENKWKIRNGIVLLLPHGYEGQGPEHSSARIERYLQLCANNNLFVVNCTTPANFYHLLRRQMKLKYRKPLIVFTPKSLLRNTKCLSSIKDLSEGMFQDILDDPSTKDRNKITKLIFCSGKMYYELLNQKESIKDDKTALIRVEQIYPLNIEKIKVLINKYKNQKKIFWVQEEPENMGLWSFILRKIGDIISFNLIAPSENSSPSTGSYPGFLKTQNKILKKAFL is encoded by the coding sequence ATGAATGATAGATATTCTTTTCTAAATACCATTCATTTGAATGATATAGAATTTCTATATAATAAATATCAAGATAATCCTAATTCAATAGAATCGAGTTGGAGAGCTTTTTTTCATGGATTTGATTTCGGAAATAATAAATCCAAAAACATTTTAAAATCAGTAAATTATGATACTATAAAAAAAGAATTTTTAGTATATAATTTAATTCATGATTATAGAAAAAGAGGTCATTTTTTTACGAATACAAATCCTATACGAAAAAGAAGAAAGCATTTTCCTTCTTTAGATTTAAAAAATTTTGGATTATCTGAAAAAGAATTGGATACACATTTTGAAGTAGGAAAGTTAATAGGAATAGGAAAAACTTCATTAAGAAATATAATTCATCATTTAAAAAAAATTTATTGCGGTTCGATAGGTATCGAATACATGTATATTTCAAGTCCTGAAAAAGTACAGTGGATTGAAAAATGGTTTGAAAAAGAAAAATTGAAATTTTATCCAGAGGATAAAAAATTTTTTTTGAAAAAATTAAATGAAGCAGTTACATTTGAAAATTTTATTCATACTAAATTTGTAGGACAAAAAAGATTTTCTATAGAAGGAAATGAATCCACATTACCTGCATTAGAAGAAATGATAGAGTATGCTTCTGACAGATATTTCACTAAGGATTTTATGATTGGAATGTCACATAGAGGTCGTTTAAATATTCTTTCTAATTTTTTTAAAAAAAATTATTCTCAAATATTTAGCGAATTTCAAGGGAAAGAATATAAAGAAAAAGAATTTTCTGGTGATGTTAAATATCATTTAGGTTTTTCCAACAAAAGAAAAACTCGTAAAAATCGATATATAAAAATGAACTTAGTTCCTAATCCTTCTCATTTAGAATCTGTAGATGCAATTGTGGAAGGAATTACACGTGCTAAAATAGATATGATTTATAATCAGAATAGTAATTCTGAAAATATAATACCTATTTTGATTCATGGAGATGCCGCTTTATCTGCTCAAGGTATTGTATATGAAGTACTTCAATTATCTCAATTAAAAGGATACAGAACTGGAGGAACAATCCATATCGTAATTAATAATCAAATAGGATTTACTACAAATTATATTGAAGGTCGTTCAAGTATATATTGTACTGATATAGCTAAAACCTTGATGTGTCCAGTATTACATGTTAATGCTGATGATGTTGAGGCTGTTATTCGTTCTATGTATTTTGCTGTCGACTTTCGAATGCGTTATCATGAAGATATTTTTATAGATTTATTGGGATATAGAAAATATGGACATAATGAAGGTGACGAACCAAGATTTACTCAACCTTCTTTATATAAAGCTATATCTAAACATCCTAATTCTTACGAATTATACAAAAAAAAATTGGAAAAAGAAAAAATTATTGATAATAATGATGTAAAAGATATGGAAAAAGAATATGAAAACATTCTTAATACAAAATATAATGAAGCTAGTAATATTAAATGGAACGTATTAAATTCTTTTTTAGAAGAAGAATGGAAAGATTTTCCTATTATATATAATAATGAAGAAATTTTTAAACAAGTAGATACACAATTTCCTATTGAAAAGATTCTCAAAATATCTGATCAAATTTTTTCTCTTCCTAAGAAGAAAAAATTTTTTAAAAAAACGGAATTTATCTTTCAACAAAGATTAAAAATGATAAAAAAAGAATTAGTGGATTGGAGTATGGCCGAACTACTTGCTTATGGTACACTTTTATATGAAGGATTTCATATTCGTTTATCAGGAGAAGATGTAGCAAGAGGGACATTTTCTCAACGTCATGCCGTTGTAAAAACAGAAGAAGAAGAAGACATTATTCTTCTTAATCATATCTGTGAAAGGCAAGGAAAAATACAAATTTTCAATTCTCCTTTGTCAGAATATGGAGTTTTAGGTTTTGATTATGGATATGCAATGTATTCTCCTCATGTTTTAACTTTATGGGAGGCTCAATTTGGAGATTTTGTCAATGGAGGACAAATCATAATAGATCAATATATTTCTTCTGGAGAAAACAAATGGAAAATTAGAAATGGAATTGTTTTATTATTACCCCATGGATATGAAGGACAAGGTCCAGAGCATTCTTCTGCACGTATTGAACGTTATTTACAACTTTGTGCTAACAATAATTTGTTTGTCGTGAATTGTACGACTCCAGCTAATTTTTATCATCTTCTGAGAAGACAAATGAAATTAAAATATAGAAAACCTCTTATTGTTTTTACTCCTAAAAGTTTGTTAAGAAATACAAAATGTTTATCATCAATAAAAGATCTTTCTGAAGGAATGTTTCAGGATATATTGGATGATCCTTCTACAAAGGATAGAAACAAAATCACGAAATTAATTTTTTGTTCAGGTAAAATGTATTATGAATTACTCAATCAAAAAGAATCCATTAAAGATGATAAAACTGCATTAATTCGTGTAGAACAGATCTATCCATTAAATATAGAAAAAATTAAAGTCCTTATAAATAAATATAAAAATCAAAAAAAAATTTTTTGGGTACAAGAAGAACCAGAAAACATGGGATTATGGAGTTTTATTTTAAGAAAAATAGGAGATATTATTTCATTTAATTTAATAGCTCCATCTGAAAATTCTAGTCCGTCTACAGGATCTTATCCTGGTTTTTTAAAAACTCAAAATAAAATATTAAAAAAAGCTTTTCTTTGA
- the odhB gene encoding 2-oxoglutarate dehydrogenase complex dihydrolipoyllysine-residue succinyltransferase: protein MIIQVKVPSPGESITEVEVSTWLVKNGDYVHKGQTIAEIDSDKATLEISAEDDGIITLMVEKGERVRVGNVLCIIDSSKKEKFTKKYQDNIVHDHKKKDNLEKKYSLKIPSPASKKILKEKHIPIESIQGTGKHGRITKKDCIFHLEKIEKNEIPFFPNEPVTMYRSQTKTTLSSLRRKLSKRLVDAKNQTASLTTFNEVDMQEIFLIRKKYKDIFKKKHGVNLGFMSFFTMSCVRALKLYPDINAMISGEEKINFEYYDISIAISGPKGLIVPVIRNTEHLSFRGIEQEIYKLSTRVHNGTISIDEMTGGTFTITNGGVFGSMLSTPIINPPQSAILGMHKIMERPVVINESIEIRPMMYLALSYDHRIIDGRESVGFLVSVKESIENPIKFLMGGSEKNIYKKLEL, encoded by the coding sequence ATGATAATACAGGTAAAAGTACCTTCACCAGGAGAATCAATTACAGAAGTAGAAGTTTCCACATGGCTCGTTAAAAATGGAGATTATGTTCATAAAGGTCAAACAATAGCAGAAATAGATTCCGATAAAGCCACTTTAGAAATTTCTGCAGAAGATGATGGTATAATAACTTTAATGGTGGAAAAAGGAGAAAGAGTCCGAGTAGGAAATGTTTTATGTATTATCGATTCTTCCAAAAAAGAAAAATTTACAAAAAAATATCAAGATAATATCGTTCATGATCATAAAAAAAAAGATAATCTTGAAAAAAAATATTCTCTTAAAATACCTTCACCTGCTTCAAAAAAAATTTTGAAGGAAAAACATATTCCTATAGAATCTATTCAAGGAACAGGAAAACATGGTAGAATTACAAAAAAAGATTGCATCTTTCATTTAGAAAAAATAGAAAAAAATGAAATTCCATTTTTTCCTAATGAACCTGTTACAATGTATAGATCACAAACAAAAACCACACTTTCTTCTCTCAGAAGAAAACTTTCTAAGAGGTTAGTTGATGCCAAGAATCAAACTGCATCTCTTACCACATTTAATGAAGTCGATATGCAGGAAATTTTTTTAATTAGAAAAAAATATAAAGATATTTTTAAAAAAAAACATGGAGTTAATTTAGGTTTTATGTCTTTTTTCACTATGTCTTGTGTAAGAGCTCTGAAACTTTATCCAGATATCAATGCTATGATTAGTGGAGAAGAAAAAATTAATTTTGAATATTATGACATTAGTATTGCGATATCTGGTCCCAAAGGATTAATAGTTCCCGTAATTAGAAATACCGAACATTTATCATTTCGAGGAATAGAACAAGAAATATACAAATTATCAACACGGGTTCATAATGGGACAATTTCTATAGATGAAATGACAGGAGGAACTTTTACCATTACTAATGGAGGAGTTTTTGGATCTATGTTATCGACTCCTATTATCAATCCACCACAAAGTGCCATATTAGGAATGCATAAAATTATGGAAAGACCTGTTGTCATTAATGAATCCATTGAAATACGTCCTATGATGTATTTGGCATTATCTTATGATCATAGAATAATTGACGGAAGAGAATCTGTAGGATTTTTAGTATCTGTCAAAGAATCTATAGAAAACCCCATAAAATTTTTGATGGGAGGAAGTGAAAAAAATATTTATAAAAAATTAGAATTATAA
- a CDS encoding type 1 periplasmic-binding domain-containing protein, with the protein MKKIFIIFFSLVILLGGVKKQPHKEKIIIKEDKLHFKKPINIIFMLPLFLSSTEISQENKKLSDNALSFYLGSKTAIDFILFFQKKEKINIKIFDTKNEKKRITNFISSYDLSKIHAIIGPFFRSSLEEVAKKNNKIPIISPFISSDYLNFYPNIIQAETQDIYLIEPILDEIKIHHKKNKIKILYLLGEEPSQKIKNFIKKQLLQCNHHFKIFYLKNNFYNIKKNIPFFAIFLGGDPILGKEFIELIKGVPVKKIIPFGIGYNHVYYQNLSLLKEHKFLFTTKYHFSQNDQNKRKMFFFIRKKLGNHLNKYQLLGFDLSCDILYRLIENHNLFEIIDKRPFSGLVSKYKYEKISDTEGYINRGLWVIRLY; encoded by the coding sequence ATGAAAAAAATTTTTATCATTTTTTTTTCTTTGGTTATTTTATTAGGAGGAGTAAAAAAACAACCTCATAAAGAAAAAATAATAATAAAAGAAGATAAATTACATTTCAAAAAACCTATTAACATTATTTTTATGTTACCTTTATTTTTGAGTTCTACAGAAATAAGTCAGGAAAATAAAAAATTAAGTGATAATGCTTTATCTTTTTATCTTGGATCTAAAACAGCTATTGATTTTATTCTTTTCTTTCAAAAGAAAGAAAAAATAAATATTAAAATATTTGACACTAAAAATGAAAAAAAAAGGATTACAAACTTTATTAGTTCATATGATTTATCTAAAATTCATGCTATTATAGGTCCTTTTTTTCGTTCTTCTTTAGAAGAAGTTGCCAAAAAAAACAATAAAATCCCTATTATTTCTCCTTTTATATCTTCTGATTATTTAAATTTTTATCCTAATATTATTCAAGCTGAAACACAAGATATTTATCTAATAGAACCTATTTTGGATGAAATTAAAATTCATCATAAAAAAAACAAAATAAAAATTTTGTATCTATTAGGAGAAGAACCATCCCAAAAAATAAAAAATTTTATAAAAAAACAATTATTACAATGTAATCATCATTTTAAAATTTTTTATTTGAAAAATAATTTCTATAATATTAAAAAAAATATACCTTTTTTTGCAATTTTTTTAGGAGGAGATCCTATTTTAGGAAAAGAATTTATTGAATTAATTAAAGGGGTTCCTGTCAAAAAAATTATTCCTTTTGGAATAGGTTATAATCATGTTTACTATCAGAATTTATCCTTATTAAAAGAACATAAATTTTTATTTACAACTAAATATCATTTTAGTCAAAATGACCAAAATAAAAGAAAAATGTTTTTTTTTATTAGGAAAAAACTGGGAAATCATTTAAACAAATACCAATTATTAGGATTTGATTTATCTTGTGATATATTATATAGACTTATTGAAAATCATAATTTATTTGAAATCATAGATAAAAGACCTTTTTCAGGATTGGTAAGCAAATATAAATATGAAAAAATTTCTGATACAGAAGGATATATAAATAGAGGATTATGGGTTATTCGTTTATATTAG
- a CDS encoding alpha/beta hydrolase, whose product MILKNQLSIKHIIKKSVNGNTLFLMIHGYGSNEKDLFSLQEEIPKDFFLIGIQGIYSIGVNKYSWYDIDFDNKKNFINIMQAKNTIEKISFFIHEAIKEYQLKKNPIWICGFSQGAILSYAIALKNHDKIKKVIALSGYLEHRILPQKINHLYDLEFFISHGKYDPIIPINWAKEGLKFIKKKKIFSLFYKEYESGHTLCYKNYQDLMNWIREKHIDSVNYE is encoded by the coding sequence ATGATTTTAAAAAATCAACTTTCTATTAAACATATTATAAAGAAATCTGTAAATGGAAATACTTTATTTTTAATGATTCACGGATATGGTAGTAATGAAAAAGATCTTTTTTCTCTTCAAGAAGAGATACCTAAAGATTTTTTTCTAATTGGGATACAAGGTATATATTCTATTGGGGTCAATAAATATTCTTGGTATGATATAGATTTTGATAATAAAAAAAATTTTATTAATATCATGCAAGCCAAAAATACTATTGAAAAAATATCGTTTTTTATACATGAAGCCATAAAAGAGTATCAATTAAAAAAAAATCCAATATGGATATGTGGATTTAGTCAAGGAGCAATTTTAAGTTATGCGATAGCATTAAAAAATCATGATAAAATAAAAAAAGTAATCGCTTTAAGTGGATATTTAGAACATCGCATATTACCCCAAAAAATTAATCATTTATACGATTTAGAATTTTTTATATCTCATGGAAAATATGATCCCATAATTCCTATAAATTGGGCAAAAGAAGGATTGAAATTTATAAAAAAAAAGAAAATATTTTCTTTATTTTACAAAGAATATGAATCTGGACATACTTTATGTTATAAAAATTATCAAGATCTTATGAATTGGATTAGAGAAAAACATATTGATTCCGTAAATTATGAGTAA
- a CDS encoding ABC transporter ATP-binding protein: MIQAKNIYKSFGKDEVLRGINITVKEGNIVCILGESGAGKSTLLHILGTLEKPTINKKKTVIKINKKDILSMKDKELSILRNQEIGFIFQTPQLFPEFTVLENICLPGFIKKNKKYVKKKAKDLLKNLDLSKYENYKIEELSGGQKQRLSVARALINDPKIIFADEPSGNLDVKNAEKLHNFFSLLNYQLKQTFLIVTHNLQLANMADEKLKIENGRIHKIHK, encoded by the coding sequence ATGATCCAGGCAAAAAATATTTATAAATCTTTTGGAAAAGATGAAGTTTTGAGAGGAATAAACATAACGGTAAAAGAAGGAAATATTGTGTGTATTTTAGGAGAATCAGGAGCTGGTAAAAGTACTTTATTACATATTTTAGGTACTTTAGAAAAACCGACTATAAATAAAAAAAAAACGGTTATAAAAATTAACAAAAAAGATATATTATCTATGAAAGATAAAGAGCTTTCTATTTTGAGAAATCAAGAAATAGGTTTTATTTTTCAAACACCTCAACTTTTTCCTGAATTTACTGTATTAGAAAACATTTGTTTACCAGGGTTTATCAAAAAAAATAAAAAATATGTGAAAAAAAAAGCTAAAGATTTATTAAAAAACTTAGATTTATCTAAATATGAAAATTATAAAATAGAAGAATTATCTGGGGGTCAAAAACAAAGATTATCCGTAGCTAGAGCATTGATCAATGATCCCAAAATTATTTTTGCGGATGAACCTTCTGGTAATTTAGATGTAAAAAATGCGGAAAAATTACATAATTTTTTTTCTTTACTTAATTATCAATTAAAACAAACTTTTTTAATCGTCACTCATAATCTTCAATTAGCCAATATGGCGGATGAAAAACTGAAAATAGAAAATGGAAGAATACACAAAATTCATAAATAA
- the sucC gene encoding ADP-forming succinate--CoA ligase subunit beta, with product MNLHEYQGREILNSFSIQVPDGMIASSPEEAVEIAKILFKKIKKNSLVIKAQIHAGGRGKAGGIQIAKNLDEVYEKSKNILGKYLITPQTSRKGKLVRKILLSEDVYFYEPSPPIEYYLSILLNRDIEKNMILYSKEGGVNIEDLSNKIYREVIDPILGIQLFQTKKIGFNLGLEITENDKSLKNFSLFLFSLYKAYINCDALLLEINPLIKTFNQQFIPVDIKIVLDDNALFRHKKYDLIHDQDDVNIIEQKAANVKLNFLKLEGNVGCMVNGAGLAMATMDMIKSCGGVPANFLDIGGSADQKRVEKAFDLILKDKSVKTILINIFGGIVRCDTVAEGIINYFSKIDQNIEIPIVVRLQGTNEKVAKKLIQKSLLPIYFTDSLKEAADKIQEILHLK from the coding sequence ATGAATTTACATGAATACCAAGGTCGAGAAATATTGAATTCATTTTCAATTCAGGTTCCTGATGGAATGATTGCCTCTTCTCCTGAAGAAGCTGTAGAAATAGCTAAAATTCTTTTTAAAAAAATTAAAAAAAATTCTTTAGTTATTAAAGCTCAAATTCATGCTGGAGGACGAGGAAAAGCTGGAGGTATTCAAATAGCAAAAAATTTGGATGAGGTTTATGAAAAGTCAAAAAATATTTTAGGAAAATATCTCATAACCCCCCAAACTTCTAGAAAAGGAAAATTGGTTCGTAAAATTTTGTTATCTGAAGATGTTTATTTTTATGAACCAAGTCCTCCCATTGAGTATTATTTATCCATATTATTAAATCGAGATATAGAAAAAAATATGATTCTTTATTCAAAAGAAGGAGGAGTTAACATAGAAGATCTTTCAAATAAAATATACAGAGAAGTCATAGATCCGATATTAGGGATTCAATTATTTCAAACAAAAAAAATTGGTTTCAATTTAGGTTTAGAAATAACCGAAAATGATAAATCTTTAAAAAATTTTAGTCTTTTTTTATTTTCACTTTATAAAGCTTACATTAATTGCGATGCTTTATTATTAGAAATTAATCCTTTGATTAAAACATTTAATCAACAATTTATTCCAGTTGATATAAAAATTGTTTTGGATGATAACGCTTTATTTCGTCATAAAAAATACGATTTGATACATGATCAAGATGATGTTAATATAATTGAACAAAAAGCAGCTAATGTCAAATTAAATTTTTTAAAATTAGAAGGAAATGTGGGATGTATGGTAAATGGAGCTGGATTAGCAATGGCGACTATGGATATGATTAAATCTTGTGGAGGAGTTCCGGCTAATTTTTTAGATATAGGAGGATCAGCAGATCAAAAACGTGTAGAAAAAGCTTTTGATTTAATATTAAAGGATAAATCTGTTAAAACAATATTAATCAATATATTTGGAGGAATTGTACGTTGTGATACCGTTGCAGAAGGTATTATTAATTATTTTTCTAAAATTGATCAAAATATTGAAATTCCCATTGTTGTTCGTTTACAAGGGACAAATGAAAAAGTAGCAAAAAAACTAATTCAAAAAAGTTTATTACCTATTTATTTTACTGATTCTTTGAAAGAAGCAGCAGATAAAATACAAGAAATTTTGCATCTAAAATAA